From the genome of Planctomycetia bacterium, one region includes:
- a CDS encoding cysteine desulfurase, protein MMSPQRPIYLDYNATTPIDPAVKSAMLPWLQNHFGNPSSVHVYGKVVHQAVELARQQLANLIGSDPSEIVFTGSGTEASNLAIKGSIWPRLLELSPRRSSQLQVIHSAIEHPATIKPCQWLAKFGCHIEVIPVDQFGILNLDKLRSALQRLTLLVSIMHSNNEVGTLQHVREIACMAHQAGALIHVDAAQSLGKVSINVREFDIDLMTIAGHKLYAPKGVGALFVRKGIQLESVIHGAGQEAGRRAGTENVPYIVGLGQAAEIARQSLPSATQHLQQLRDRLWNGLKERLEDIVQLNGHANERLPNTLNISVKGWFGSELLTACPSIAASTGSACHEGQVSISPVLAAMGIDSERAQGAVRLSVGRFTTEAEIDQAVDAISQVVM, encoded by the coding sequence ATGATGTCACCGCAGCGGCCCATCTACCTTGACTACAATGCTACGACGCCCATCGATCCTGCCGTGAAGTCTGCCATGTTACCTTGGCTGCAGAATCATTTTGGAAATCCTTCCAGCGTGCATGTATATGGCAAGGTGGTACACCAGGCTGTTGAATTAGCCAGGCAGCAGTTGGCAAACTTAATCGGTTCTGATCCGTCGGAAATCGTTTTCACCGGCAGTGGCACCGAAGCCAGCAACCTCGCTATCAAAGGCAGTATCTGGCCTCGATTATTGGAACTCTCTCCTCGCCGATCCAGTCAACTGCAGGTCATCCACTCTGCGATCGAACATCCTGCAACGATCAAGCCATGTCAATGGCTTGCTAAATTCGGCTGTCACATCGAAGTAATACCAGTCGATCAATTCGGAATTCTGAATCTGGATAAATTGCGATCAGCACTCCAGCGACTAACACTGCTTGTCTCCATCATGCACAGCAACAATGAAGTAGGAACCTTGCAGCATGTCAGGGAAATCGCCTGTATGGCTCACCAGGCAGGTGCACTGATTCATGTGGATGCTGCACAATCTCTGGGCAAGGTTTCGATTAATGTCAGAGAGTTCGACATAGATCTAATGACAATTGCCGGGCATAAACTCTATGCGCCCAAGGGTGTGGGTGCTTTGTTTGTCCGTAAGGGCATTCAACTGGAATCGGTAATACACGGTGCAGGGCAAGAGGCAGGCCGACGGGCCGGCACGGAAAATGTTCCATATATCGTTGGTTTGGGGCAGGCAGCGGAAATAGCACGCCAGTCTTTGCCCAGCGCAACACAACATCTGCAACAGTTGCGAGATCGGCTGTGGAATGGTTTGAAAGAACGTCTGGAGGATATAGTTCAATTGAATGGGCACGCAAACGAACGATTGCCTAATACGCTCAATATCAGTGTGAAAGGGTGGTTTGGCAGCGAACTGCTCACCGCGTGTCCTTCCATTGCTGCATCAACGGGGTCTGCCTGTCATGAAGGTCAAGTCAGCATATCGCCAGTATTGGCAGCAATGGGCATTGATTCCGAGAGAGCGCAGGGTGCAGTACGATTGTCCGTTGGTCGCTTCACAACCGAAGCAGAAATTGATCAGGCAGTAGATGCAATCAGCCAAGTGGTGATGTAA
- the surE gene encoding 5'/3'-nucleotidase SurE — protein sequence MNILLTNDDGIFAPGLRAFLEELKKLGNVTVVAPATEQSAVGHSITLMQPLLVQEVFDEHHHRIGWGVEGRPADCVKLAITQLLPQRPDLVISGINAGSNAGINVLYSGTVAAAIEGAFFGITSIAVSLEYRRPPRLNFPKAAVLGRQMVEQILQQKPRQGQLFNVNIPALDDGPPVGVRVAPQGTAPYDEKYDRRTDPRGRTYFWIASDVTCPPDGGESDVRDLANRYITVTPLHFDLTDPHRLSEMSNWQWQTPVLDK from the coding sequence TTGAATATTCTGCTGACCAATGACGATGGGATCTTTGCGCCGGGGCTACGTGCATTTCTGGAAGAACTGAAGAAACTTGGTAACGTTACCGTGGTAGCCCCGGCAACCGAACAGAGTGCTGTCGGGCACTCCATTACGCTGATGCAACCACTTCTGGTGCAGGAAGTGTTTGATGAACACCACCATCGCATAGGCTGGGGTGTTGAAGGGCGGCCGGCAGATTGCGTCAAGCTGGCCATCACCCAACTGCTGCCTCAGCGACCTGACTTGGTTATCAGTGGCATCAATGCCGGTTCCAATGCCGGCATCAACGTGCTTTACTCGGGTACTGTAGCTGCAGCCATTGAAGGTGCGTTTTTTGGCATCACCAGCATTGCTGTTTCGCTGGAATATCGCCGACCGCCTCGTTTGAACTTTCCGAAAGCTGCGGTGCTTGGCCGACAGATGGTCGAGCAGATTCTGCAGCAGAAGCCTCGACAGGGACAACTATTTAACGTCAACATCCCGGCTCTTGATGATGGGCCACCAGTTGGCGTGCGAGTCGCACCGCAAGGCACAGCACCCTACGACGAAAAATATGATAGGCGAACCGATCCCCGGGGAAGAACCTATTTCTGGATTGCGTCTGATGTTACCTGTCCCCCTGATGGAGGTGAGAGTGATGTTCGCGATTTAGCCAACAGGTATATCACCGTGACACCTCTGCATTTCGACCTGACTGATCCTCATCGGCTCAGCGAAATGTCCAACTGGCAATGGCAGACGCCTGTATTGGATAAGTAA
- a CDS encoding CDGSH iron-sulfur domain-containing protein, whose translation MSTPFTIRCRENGPIVIPLDQGITLTITDHLGQPYVLPEGKPSIALCRCGASQRKPFCDGAHKTCGFAATETAAPPPVTT comes from the coding sequence ATGAGCACACCTTTCACCATTCGTTGTCGCGAAAACGGGCCAATTGTTATCCCGCTCGACCAGGGTATTACGCTGACCATCACAGATCACCTTGGACAACCATACGTATTGCCTGAAGGCAAGCCATCCATTGCGTTGTGTCGATGTGGTGCCAGCCAGCGCAAGCCGTTTTGTGACGGAGCACATAAAACCTGTGGCTTCGCTGCAACGGAAACTGCGGCACCACCACCTGTCACCACGTAA
- a CDS encoding NAD-binding protein yields MNPVSHASVSAPVIVCGLGRVGWPVIDYIRALGWPIIAIDQETEPTDPRLAGIHFIQGNFRDAAVLTQARLQDARGVILLANDDLNNLAACLEIRRLHPTVFIVVRLFNDNLVAKLSSTVSNMVALSSSRLSGPLLATAALSGDVLARFQTAGEDWQLERIRVDADSMLIGRSLTEVQQQHPSLHLLDHTGSYDALQAGNAQLWIGPVSDLPALRDVAAGEDSLPARWAGRMRRFLRTLFTTVREIEWPVKLAALCFFGVLLLGSVLYWLSGLSPTLSKGMFKTINIMVTSSNLEEKEALEDWHRVFISFLKIAGLLLTAAFTALLTNYLVRARLRGVLSISRIPESGHVVLCGLGTVGVRVVEALRQEQIPVVVMEKQEGGRFVAAARQRGATVMIADGTLVSTLERAHTGKARALVVATSSDLANVEIALLARELNPKLRVVMRLDDAGLARALRETVQIRLALALPQLVAPAFVLPLFGDRILTMFWWKNQVLYLVLELTITAETVGLLGQSPQQLEKEWNCWIIVPGQADKTMLNEGQTVLMVVSAELVSQVMEKCYNPRLLSDVS; encoded by the coding sequence ATGAATCCTGTATCCCATGCATCCGTCTCGGCACCTGTCATTGTCTGTGGTCTGGGACGGGTCGGCTGGCCTGTCATCGATTACATCCGTGCCCTGGGTTGGCCTATTATCGCCATAGACCAGGAAACAGAACCCACCGATCCACGCCTGGCAGGCATTCACTTCATTCAGGGAAACTTTCGTGATGCTGCTGTTTTGACGCAAGCCAGGCTGCAGGATGCACGAGGCGTCATACTACTGGCCAACGATGACCTGAACAACCTGGCAGCGTGTCTCGAAATCCGTCGGCTGCATCCGACTGTCTTCATTGTAGTTCGATTGTTTAACGATAACCTGGTAGCCAAACTCAGCTCGACCGTTTCAAATATGGTAGCGTTATCTTCTTCGCGATTATCCGGGCCATTGCTGGCGACTGCTGCTCTTTCAGGTGATGTCTTGGCACGCTTTCAAACGGCCGGAGAAGACTGGCAGCTTGAGCGGATCAGGGTTGATGCTGATAGTATGCTCATCGGTCGATCTCTGACAGAAGTTCAGCAACAGCATCCCTCGCTGCACCTGCTTGATCACACAGGATCGTACGACGCATTGCAGGCTGGCAATGCACAACTCTGGATTGGTCCCGTTTCAGATCTGCCAGCACTGCGCGATGTTGCAGCGGGTGAAGACAGTTTGCCTGCTCGCTGGGCTGGTCGCATGCGTAGATTTCTTCGAACACTTTTCACAACAGTCAGAGAAATTGAATGGCCTGTAAAGCTGGCTGCACTCTGCTTCTTCGGTGTGCTACTGCTTGGCAGTGTTCTCTATTGGCTGAGTGGTCTATCGCCCACGTTGTCCAAAGGGATGTTCAAGACCATCAATATCATGGTAACCTCATCCAACCTTGAAGAAAAAGAAGCACTCGAAGATTGGCATCGTGTTTTTATTTCATTCCTCAAGATTGCTGGTTTGCTTCTAACCGCGGCATTTACTGCGTTATTGACCAATTATCTGGTTCGTGCCAGGCTGCGTGGCGTTTTGTCGATTAGTCGCATACCAGAATCGGGGCATGTCGTGCTGTGTGGCCTGGGTACCGTTGGTGTGAGAGTTGTGGAAGCATTACGACAGGAACAAATTCCAGTTGTGGTGATGGAAAAGCAGGAAGGTGGACGATTCGTAGCGGCAGCCAGGCAACGGGGAGCCACAGTAATGATTGCTGACGGAACCCTGGTGTCAACACTGGAGCGTGCTCACACAGGGAAGGCCCGTGCCCTGGTGGTGGCGACCAGCAGTGATCTGGCAAATGTGGAAATTGCATTGCTGGCCCGTGAACTGAATCCCAAGCTTCGCGTGGTCATGCGGCTCGATGATGCCGGCCTGGCCCGGGCATTGCGCGAAACCGTTCAGATTCGGTTGGCTCTGGCCCTTCCTCAACTGGTTGCGCCTGCTTTTGTGCTGCCCCTGTTTGGCGACAGAATTCTTACCATGTTCTGGTGGAAGAACCAGGTGCTCTATCTGGTTCTGGAATTGACTATCACTGCAGAAACGGTTGGCCTGCTGGGGCAATCACCCCAGCAACTGGAAAAGGAATGGAACTGCTGGATCATCGTTCCTGGCCAAGCGGACAAAACCATGCTGAATGAGGGGCAAACCGTGCTGATGGTCGTATCAGCGGAGCTAGTCAGCCAGGTGATGGAGAAATGTTACAACCCCAGGTTACTGAGTGATGTCAGTTGA
- a CDS encoding patatin-like phospholipase family protein, producing the protein MPFTEQANALLPVTDIEVPGAPEKTPEDGIGLCLSGGGYRAMLYHVGALWRINELGLMHPSQLKRISSVSGGSITAATLGMNWNQLQFDSNTKIASRESFIQALAKPTRRLAQETIDVSAVGWGIINPFKSISDEIGGYYQKYVFGSKTLQDLPDSLRIVFNATNVQTGSLFRFSKPYMVDHLIGMWKQPDVPLSKVVAASSAFPPFLSPCTLDLNPYQPSELYALGKAEPDIFARNVILSDGGVYDNLGLETVWKRFKVVLCSDGGRKMALDRKPAGDWALHSRRLIDLLERQVSALRKRQLIASYLGQQGIPFRHGAYWGITTAYEDYDPTQLQPQGIVLPLSAAQPVPSVANMDTRLATIAEELQEKLINWGYAITDVAIRRYYLKSPDVPLPTLPYPGAGI; encoded by the coding sequence ATGCCATTTACAGAACAGGCCAATGCACTGTTGCCAGTAACAGATATCGAAGTGCCGGGGGCTCCTGAGAAAACTCCAGAAGATGGCATTGGTTTATGCCTCTCTGGTGGCGGTTATCGTGCAATGCTTTACCACGTTGGAGCACTGTGGAGAATCAATGAACTTGGTCTTATGCATCCCAGTCAACTCAAGCGGATATCAAGTGTATCTGGGGGTTCTATCACAGCTGCAACGTTGGGAATGAATTGGAATCAGCTTCAGTTTGATTCAAATACAAAGATTGCATCACGAGAGTCTTTCATCCAGGCTCTTGCAAAACCCACGCGACGATTAGCCCAAGAAACGATTGATGTTTCTGCAGTTGGCTGGGGGATTATTAACCCTTTCAAGTCAATCAGTGATGAGATTGGAGGCTATTACCAAAAATACGTATTTGGCTCCAAGACATTACAAGATCTTCCTGACTCACTCCGGATTGTGTTTAACGCAACGAATGTCCAAACCGGATCACTCTTTCGCTTTTCTAAGCCATACATGGTGGATCATCTGATTGGGATGTGGAAGCAACCAGATGTCCCGTTAAGTAAAGTGGTGGCTGCATCATCGGCCTTTCCACCATTTCTTTCGCCCTGCACTCTGGACTTAAATCCATACCAGCCCTCTGAGTTGTATGCGCTGGGCAAGGCTGAACCTGATATTTTCGCGCGTAACGTCATTTTATCTGATGGAGGTGTTTACGATAATCTGGGCTTGGAGACTGTTTGGAAGCGATTCAAAGTGGTCTTGTGTAGTGATGGTGGACGAAAGATGGCTCTGGATAGGAAGCCGGCAGGTGACTGGGCACTCCATTCGCGCAGGCTAATTGATTTGTTGGAACGACAGGTCTCTGCGCTACGTAAGAGGCAACTCATTGCTTCGTATCTGGGTCAGCAGGGAATTCCTTTTCGTCATGGCGCATATTGGGGCATCACGACAGCCTACGAAGATTACGATCCCACCCAATTGCAGCCTCAGGGTATAGTACTGCCCCTTTCGGCAGCCCAGCCTGTGCCATCTGTTGCAAATATGGACACTCGATTAGCAACAATAGCAGAAGAACTACAAGAAAAACTAATCAATTGGGGCTATGCCATTACCGACGTAGCCATTCGACGCTATTACTTAAAGTCGCCTGACGTGCCGCTGCCCACTTTACCGTACCCAGGTGCTGGCATTTAA
- a CDS encoding DEAD/DEAH box helicase family protein, whose amino-acid sequence MNKKELTEADIRTKFITPALLGVNGEKWNLMTQIREEIYFTKGQVIVRGKTVKRGEAKKADYILYYKPNIPIAVIEAKDNNYSIGAGMQQALEYAEILDVPFAYSSNGDAFLEHDRTKTSGTITSEIPLDQFPTPDELWARYRQAKGYSTEQEAVVTQDYFIDGTRKPPRYYQLVAINRTVDAIARGENRILLVMATGTGKTYTAFQIIWRLWKSGTKKRILFLVDRNILADQTKTNDFKPFGQAMTKITNRTVDKAFEIYLCLYQAVTGTEEEQNIYKQFSPDFFDLVVVDECHRGSAADDAAWRKVLEYFSSATQIGLTATPKETEDISNIEYFGEPIYTYSLRQGISDGFLAPYKVIRIGLDKDLDGWRPEAGQTDKYGNLIEDREYNIRDFDRNLVLEKRTEAVAAKVTEFLRATDRYAKTIIFCENIDHAERMRQAMVNANPDLAAANSKYVMRITGDNDEGKAQLDNFIDPESTYPVIATTSKLMSTGVDAQTCKLIVLDRAIQSPTEFKQIIGRGTRINEDYNKLFFTIMDFRQATSQFADPKFNDVPVQVYEPKTGDSPVPPDDVPEGDEDQPSGDGTIGDGNGLPGDPPPTGVTKYYVNNVEVKVATERVQYLDANGKLITESLKDYTRKTVKQSYTSLDNFLTAWNDAEKKQAILEELASKGVFLDELAEQVGRDYDAFDLVCHVAFDQPPLTRKERADRVKKRNVFGQYSDKARTVLEALLQKYADSGITSVESLEILKVDPLTGFGTPVEIVKLFGGKLGYLAAIRELKTALYKSVA is encoded by the coding sequence ATGAACAAGAAAGAACTTACAGAAGCAGACATTCGCACGAAGTTCATTACCCCGGCCCTACTTGGCGTTAATGGGGAAAAGTGGAACTTAATGACTCAAATTCGTGAGGAAATCTACTTCACGAAGGGACAAGTCATCGTTCGAGGCAAAACGGTCAAGCGTGGAGAGGCTAAGAAGGCTGACTACATCCTCTATTACAAGCCGAATATCCCCATTGCAGTCATTGAAGCCAAAGATAACAACTACTCGATCGGCGCTGGGATGCAACAGGCACTGGAATATGCCGAGATTCTCGACGTTCCTTTTGCCTACAGTTCCAATGGCGATGCATTCCTCGAACACGACCGCACCAAAACGAGTGGCACTATAACAAGCGAGATTCCGCTCGATCAGTTCCCCACGCCGGATGAACTCTGGGCACGGTATCGACAGGCCAAGGGGTACTCGACCGAGCAGGAAGCTGTTGTCACCCAGGACTATTTCATTGATGGCACACGCAAGCCACCGCGATACTATCAGCTCGTGGCCATCAATCGGACCGTGGATGCTATCGCCCGGGGAGAAAACCGCATCCTGCTTGTCATGGCTACCGGGACAGGTAAAACCTACACCGCTTTCCAAATCATCTGGAGATTGTGGAAATCAGGGACCAAGAAACGAATCCTATTTCTTGTTGATCGCAACATCCTGGCTGACCAAACCAAGACCAACGACTTCAAACCGTTCGGTCAGGCCATGACAAAGATCACCAATCGCACGGTAGATAAGGCATTCGAGATATATCTATGCCTCTATCAAGCCGTCACCGGCACCGAAGAAGAGCAGAACATCTACAAGCAGTTCTCTCCAGACTTCTTCGATCTGGTTGTAGTTGATGAGTGTCACCGGGGCAGTGCTGCCGATGATGCTGCCTGGCGAAAAGTGCTGGAGTACTTCTCTTCAGCCACACAGATAGGTCTAACAGCCACTCCCAAGGAAACCGAGGATATTTCCAACATCGAGTATTTTGGCGAACCGATCTACACCTATTCGCTACGTCAGGGTATCTCCGATGGCTTCCTGGCTCCATACAAGGTCATTCGTATCGGCTTGGATAAAGATCTTGATGGCTGGCGACCAGAAGCAGGTCAAACCGACAAGTACGGCAACCTGATTGAAGACCGGGAATATAACATCCGCGATTTCGACCGCAACTTGGTCCTGGAAAAGCGTACCGAAGCTGTTGCTGCCAAGGTGACTGAGTTCCTCCGCGCAACCGACCGTTATGCCAAGACAATCATATTCTGTGAGAATATCGACCATGCAGAGCGGATGAGGCAGGCTATGGTTAATGCCAACCCCGACCTGGCTGCTGCCAACAGCAAGTATGTCATGCGTATCACCGGTGACAATGATGAAGGCAAAGCCCAACTCGATAACTTCATCGATCCTGAATCTACCTACCCCGTCATTGCCACCACTTCCAAACTGATGAGCACGGGAGTGGATGCACAAACCTGCAAGCTGATCGTTTTGGATCGTGCCATTCAATCCCCAACAGAGTTTAAGCAGATCATCGGACGAGGTACCCGCATCAACGAGGATTACAATAAGCTCTTCTTCACCATCATGGATTTCAGGCAAGCCACCTCACAGTTTGCTGATCCAAAGTTTAATGACGTGCCCGTGCAGGTTTACGAACCCAAGACCGGAGACTCTCCCGTCCCGCCCGACGATGTTCCGGAAGGGGATGAAGACCAGCCGTCAGGTGATGGAACCATTGGCGACGGCAACGGTCTACCTGGTGACCCACCACCAACTGGCGTTACCAAATACTACGTCAACAACGTGGAAGTGAAAGTTGCCACTGAGCGCGTGCAATACCTCGATGCCAATGGCAAGCTTATCACTGAATCACTCAAGGATTACACCCGCAAAACCGTCAAACAGTCTTACACCTCGCTCGATAACTTTCTCACCGCTTGGAACGATGCTGAGAAGAAACAAGCCATACTGGAAGAGCTGGCTTCGAAGGGAGTCTTCCTGGATGAGTTGGCTGAGCAGGTGGGCCGCGATTACGATGCATTCGACCTCGTATGCCACGTGGCATTCGATCAGCCACCACTGACACGCAAGGAACGAGCAGACAGAGTCAAAAAACGTAATGTCTTCGGGCAGTACAGTGATAAAGCTCGTACCGTGCTGGAAGCCTTGCTGCAGAAATATGCTGACTCAGGCATCACCAGTGTGGAATCTCTCGAAATCTTGAAAGTAGACCCCCTGACTGGCTTCGGCACCCCCGTGGAAATCGTAAAACTATTTGGTGGAAAGCTTGGTTACCTGGCTGCCATTCGGGAACTGAAAACCGCCCTTTATAAGTCTGTAGCGTAA
- a CDS encoding SAM-dependent DNA methyltransferase → MANVSNIVKSIQDIMRKDAGTYGDAQRLEQLGWMFFLKIFDDREKELELIRDNYKSPLPSHLRWSNWATDEEGITGDALLDFINNTLLPKLKALTGGSDKITGLIRMTFEDANNFMKNGTLMRQVINKINGIDFNASDDRHMFGDIYEKLLKDLQSAGNAGEFYTPRAVTQFIVEQVNPRLGETILDPACGTGGFLVCAIEHLRKQAKTEEDERTIQECFSGIEKKHLPHVLCITNLLLHGIDVPSNVRHDNTLARPLRDWSPKERVDVIVTNPPFGGMEEDGIEANFPTEFRTRETADLFLVLLMKILKPGGRAGLVLPDGTLFGEGVKTRIKEALLNECNLHTIVRLPNGVFNPYTGIRTNLLFFTKGQPTKDVWYYEHPYPAGAKSYNKGKPIRIEEFEAERKWWSKPDKKGEYSKRQENEQAWRVSIDQIKTGNYNLDLKNPHSTDDGPGDVDHLLPEYEKLLGQIAETRAALKKELHQALTATAGVVE, encoded by the coding sequence ATGGCCAACGTCTCCAACATCGTCAAATCCATCCAAGACATCATGCGGAAGGACGCCGGTACCTACGGCGATGCCCAACGCCTGGAACAACTCGGCTGGATGTTCTTCCTCAAAATATTCGACGACCGCGAGAAAGAACTCGAACTCATTCGAGACAACTACAAGTCGCCGCTTCCCAGCCACCTGCGATGGTCGAACTGGGCGACCGATGAAGAAGGCATCACGGGCGATGCCCTGCTTGATTTCATCAACAATACCCTGTTACCCAAGTTGAAAGCCCTTACCGGCGGATCGGATAAGATTACCGGCCTCATCCGCATGACTTTTGAAGATGCCAACAATTTCATGAAGAATGGCACGTTGATGAGGCAGGTCATCAACAAAATTAATGGCATCGATTTCAATGCAAGCGATGATCGCCATATGTTTGGCGACATCTACGAAAAACTGCTCAAAGACTTGCAGTCAGCAGGTAACGCCGGAGAGTTTTATACGCCACGGGCAGTCACTCAGTTCATTGTGGAACAGGTCAACCCCCGTCTGGGTGAAACCATCCTTGATCCTGCTTGTGGCACCGGTGGCTTCCTCGTGTGTGCCATCGAACACCTGCGTAAGCAGGCCAAGACGGAAGAGGATGAACGCACCATCCAGGAGTGCTTCTCCGGCATCGAGAAGAAGCATCTGCCTCACGTTCTGTGCATCACCAACCTGCTGCTGCATGGCATCGATGTTCCGAGCAATGTCCGGCACGATAACACACTGGCTCGTCCGCTGCGGGACTGGTCGCCGAAGGAGCGGGTGGATGTCATCGTCACCAATCCGCCGTTTGGTGGCATGGAAGAGGATGGCATCGAAGCCAACTTCCCCACCGAGTTCCGCACTCGGGAGACGGCTGACCTGTTCCTGGTGCTGCTGATGAAAATTCTGAAGCCCGGCGGCCGGGCCGGGCTTGTGCTGCCAGATGGCACGCTCTTTGGCGAGGGTGTCAAAACGCGAATCAAGGAAGCGCTGCTGAATGAGTGCAACCTGCACACCATCGTTCGCTTGCCGAATGGGGTGTTCAATCCCTACACCGGCATCCGGACGAACCTGCTTTTCTTCACCAAGGGGCAGCCGACGAAGGATGTCTGGTACTACGAGCACCCGTACCCCGCCGGGGCCAAGAGTTACAACAAGGGCAAGCCGATTCGCATTGAGGAGTTTGAAGCCGAGCGGAAGTGGTGGAGCAAGCCTGACAAAAAGGGGGAGTACAGCAAAAGGCAGGAGAACGAACAGGCCTGGCGGGTTTCCATCGATCAGATCAAGACAGGCAACTACAACCTCGATCTGAAGAACCCGCACAGCACGGATGATGGCCCCGGCGATGTGGATCATCTGCTGCCGGAGTACGAGAAGCTGCTGGGGCAGATTGCGGAGACACGAGCAGCACTCAAGAAAGAACTGCACCAGGCACTTACCGCCACGGCTGGAGTGGTGGAATGA
- a CDS encoding restriction endonuclease subunit S, giving the protein MTLETFFEKFELFADAPGAVRKMREMVLAIAIQGKLVPQDPNDEPATTYLSRMDLKSTALENNDASLERFIPSTWTIIKFEDVALVAGGVTLGRKLGDRKMVTLPYLRVANVKRGELDLSVVKEVTIAEDEIERYSLLNNDLLMTEGGDWDKVGRSVIWRCQIPQCLHQNHIFRARMRSSQLLPIWFERYFNSPVGRAYFQSASKQTTNLASINMRQVRACPIPLPPLAEQKRIVAKVDELMALCDRLEAQQEERENRHAALVNASLARFADAPTPDNLQFLFHPSYAVTPADLRKMILSMAVQGKLVPQDVSDAPAEELFDRISKIRAKYLSDKRSKTTKKIRELNDAGWLHNVPQSWIWCRLGNLVLDFRYGTSRKCTRNSNGVPVLRIPNIQSGRIESTDMKYTAMPSSEFEELRLQEGDLLLVRSNGSESLVGRSAVASINDEAFAYAGYLVRARIPKNEIFTPYIQVALSTPFVREQIEGPIRTTSGVKNINTTELSNLVVPLPPLAEQRRIVAKVDQLMALVDQLESQLAVSQATARKLMEAVVGELTTRN; this is encoded by the coding sequence ATGACGTTGGAGACCTTTTTCGAGAAGTTTGAGCTGTTCGCTGATGCGCCCGGGGCGGTGAGGAAGATGCGGGAGATGGTGCTTGCCATTGCCATCCAAGGAAAACTCGTCCCACAAGATCCAAATGACGAACCAGCAACAACGTACTTGTCCAGAATGGATTTGAAATCTACTGCTCTTGAGAACAATGATGCAAGTCTCGAACGATTTATCCCGTCCACTTGGACTATCATCAAGTTTGAAGATGTAGCATTAGTTGCTGGAGGTGTCACATTAGGTCGTAAACTTGGCGATAGGAAAATGGTGACGTTACCATACCTTCGTGTTGCGAATGTAAAACGCGGCGAACTCGACTTGAGTGTAGTGAAAGAAGTAACAATTGCGGAGGACGAGATAGAGCGATACTCGCTGTTGAACAATGATCTTCTCATGACTGAAGGAGGTGATTGGGACAAAGTTGGCCGTTCAGTTATTTGGAGATGTCAAATACCTCAATGTCTTCATCAAAATCATATTTTTCGAGCACGGATGCGTTCGTCTCAGTTACTACCTATTTGGTTTGAACGATACTTCAATTCGCCAGTTGGTAGGGCATACTTTCAATCAGCTTCAAAGCAGACTACTAACCTCGCTTCGATAAACATGCGCCAAGTCCGTGCATGTCCTATTCCGCTTCCGCCCCTCGCTGAGCAGAAACGAATTGTGGCGAAGGTGGATGAGTTGATGGCGTTGTGTGATCGGCTGGAGGCACAGCAGGAGGAACGGGAGAACCGACATGCTGCACTCGTCAATGCCTCGCTGGCGCGGTTTGCTGATGCTCCGACGCCGGATAATCTTCAGTTTCTCTTTCATCCCTCGTACGCCGTCACGCCCGCCGATTTGCGGAAGATGATTCTGAGCATGGCGGTGCAGGGTAAGCTGGTGCCTCAGGATGTTAGTGATGCGCCAGCAGAAGAACTCTTCGATAGGATTTCGAAAATACGAGCAAAGTATTTGTCCGATAAACGATCAAAAACAACAAAGAAAATACGAGAGCTGAATGACGCAGGATGGTTGCACAATGTCCCACAATCTTGGATTTGGTGTCGGCTCGGTAACCTCGTACTTGATTTTCGCTATGGTACTTCACGAAAATGCACTCGCAATTCCAATGGCGTACCAGTGTTGCGGATCCCCAATATCCAGAGTGGTCGGATCGAATCAACAGATATGAAATATACCGCAATGCCGTCATCTGAATTTGAGGAGCTACGATTACAGGAAGGCGATCTCCTTCTTGTTCGCTCAAATGGAAGCGAGTCACTAGTCGGAAGAAGCGCTGTTGCCTCAATAAATGATGAGGCCTTTGCGTATGCTGGTTACCTTGTTCGAGCCCGAATACCAAAAAATGAGATTTTCACTCCATATATTCAAGTAGCACTCAGCACGCCATTTGTCCGCGAACAAATCGAAGGGCCAATTCGGACCACAAGCGGTGTGAAGAATATCAACACGACTGAGCTTTCGAACCTTGTTGTTCCCCTCCCACCCCTCGCCGAACAGCGTCGTATCGTCGCCAAGGTCGATCAATTGATGGCCCTAGTGGATCAGTTGGAATCCCAACTGGCGGTCAGCCAGGCGACAGCCAGGAAGTTGATGGAGGCGGTGGTAGGGGAACTTACTACCAGGAATTGA